Proteins encoded together in one Styela clava chromosome 12, kaStyClav1.hap1.2, whole genome shotgun sequence window:
- the LOC120329447 gene encoding LIM domain-binding protein 2-like translates to MPIRPGVPQRPRMEGPVRSPSYMPPDYKIYLLNKRLQEASEECDNQWWDALAHEFFDDKATLTVSLFMDDGPKQYTIGRTLIPRYFRSIYDGGATQLYFVLQHAKDMFNPAIHAITMDCDRATMVTHHMKPVPTKICTEGHLVLEFSYDDLMRIRMWHFEIHNHSELIPKQVMLQEPAMLEKLSTSITKQGMSSSTINYLKLCVILEPMKEVMSRQKTYNIDPRDCLRNCLFQKWQRMMNPPEPMRGGKRPSRKRKNSSNTNSGNQLVASKKKNFPSDVMVVGEPSLMGGEFGDEDERMITRLENQFEPGTGPGTGPGGPVKTEQETGMASFPHTTSPAMRPGSNMSPWQTQLQTTPQQNTNGAPLSNSMHPNSGPPSQNPSENNGQDTMPSTPISGPS, encoded by the coding sequence ATGCCTATCAGACCTGGTGTCCCACAAAGACCAAGAATGGAAGGGCCGGTACGTAGCCCTTCGTATATGCCTCCTGATTACAAAATATATCTGTTGAATAAACGTCTACAAGAAGCGTCAGAAGAGTGCGATAATCAATGGTGGGACGCGTTGGCGCATGAGTTTTTCGATGATAAGGCTACATTGACTGTCTCGTTATTCATGGATGATGGGCCGAAACAATACACGATTGGTCGTACTCTAATTCCAAGATATTTTCGTAGTATTTACGACGGAGGTGCAACGCAGTTATATTTTGTTCTCCAACATGCGAAAGATATGTTTAATCCTGCGATACATGCTATTACTATGGATTGTGATCGTGCTACCATGGTTACGCATCACATGAAACCGGTCCCGACAAAAATATGCACAGAAGGACATCTAGTGTTGGAATTCTCTTACGATGATTTAATGAGAATCCGAATGTGGCATTTCGAAATTCATAACCATTCTGAACTTATCCCGAAACAGGTTATGTTGCAAGAGCCTGCAATGCTGGAAAAGCTAAGTACGAGCATTACCAAACAAGGAATGTCATCTTCGACAATTAATTACCTAAAATTGTGCGTTATTTTGGAGCCGATGAAAGAAGTAATGTCTCGACAGAAGACATATAACATAGATCCTAGAGATTGTTTGAGAAATTGCCTTTTTCAAAAATGGCAACGGATGATGAACCCCCCAGAGCCTATGCGGGGAGGAAAAAGACCTTCAAGAAAACGGAAAAATTCAAGTAATACTAACTCTGGGAACCAATTGGTTGCTTCAAAAAAGAAGAATTTTCCGTCTGATGTTATGGTCGTTGGAGAACCGTCTTTGATGGGGGGAGAATTCGGAGATGAGGATGAGCGAATGATAACGCGACTTGAAAACCAGTTTGAACCTGGCACAGGTCCAGGGACGGGACCAGGCGGACCAGTAAAAACAGAACAAGAAACTGGTATGGCTAGTTTTCCGCATACAACGTCCCCTGCTATGCGGCCAGGAAGTAACATGTCACCTTGGCAAACTCAGTTGCAAACGACACCACAACAAAACACAAACGGTGCTCCACTTTCGAATTCAATGCATCCTAACTCTGGTCCACCGTCACAGAATCCATCAGAGAATAACGGCCAGGATACAATGCCAAGTACTCCCATATCCGGGCCGAGTTGA